CCCCGGCGCCAGGAACAGACCCTGGAACATCAACCTCAGAAAGCCGAGGGATGGACCAACCGCGGAACCGAGACCAGGTGCGGTTAATCGTACTGCTGCCTTCTCCACTAGCGAAGACCTGCCTACAACGTAACCGCCCGTGGGAGCTATGCCCCCTCCGGGGTTCTTCATGAGTGATCCAGCTATGAGATCCGCTCCCACATGGAGGGGTTCCCTTTCCTCAGTGAACTCACCATAGCAGTTGTCCACGAAGTACACGGCCTGGGGAGCCACACGCCTCATGGCTTTTATGGCCTTCTCAAGCCTCTCAATGCTAATGCCAGGCCTGAACGTGTAGCCCGCCGATCGCTGGACGAGCACCATCGTGGCACCCCTGATGTCTTCGACGTTCCCCTCTCCCCCATTCTGCCCATTCTGCCAAAACAGGTCGACCTCCCGGTAGTGAACGCCCCGGTCGCGCAGGTCCTCGATTACCGGATGGAGCGTGTCGTAGGGTTTTCCCGAGGCGGCCACCAGCGTATCGCCAGCCTTCAGCAACCCCGCAAGGCAAAGGCTGATTGCATGGGTACCGCAACAAACCTGCCAGCGCACCAGGGCACTCTCCCCGCCGAACACCTCGGCGTAGACCTGTTCCAGGCGGGACCTGCCAGAGTCTCCGTACCCGTACCCAGTGGTTGGAAAGAAGTCCCTCTCAGTAACCTGAGCCCTTTGAAACGCTCTTAGGACTCGCGCTCGGTTGACGGAGGCAGTGTCTTCCACCAGCCTCCAGCAAGGCTCGACAGCCAGCAACGCGGCCTTAGCTTCATCAATCCACCGCCCGCTTATGCCGTAGTCCTTCATCCATTGACGCCACAGCGCCTCGTTCACACTGCCCCTCCCCCAATCTCATCTCCATCCTATCAGCCAAGACCCTGTCTATCTCGGCGAGAATCTCCACGCAATCGTCGTGATACACCTCCTCGTGTACCACGCCGCCTCGCCGGATGGTGCTGAGCACGTCCCCGTTGCCATAGGGGATCCGGAGGCGGATCGTGACCCTGCTGGGAGCCAGCAGGCGCTGGAAGGCCTCCAGCAGTCCCTCGAAGCCTTGGCCTGTGAGGGCGGAAACTGCCACCGCATTAGGGAACTGCCCAATGAGTGCCTCACGCATTATCCCGCCATCCAGGAGGTCGATCTTGTTCAGTGCGGTCACCATTGGTTTACCGTGAACCCCAAGGCTCTCGAGGATCTCGTTCACGGCGGCAACCTGGCGCTCCAGCCCCTGGTCGGATACATCCACCACGTGAACCAAGAGGTCAGCCTCTATAACCTCCTCCAGGGTGGCCCGGAAGGCAGCGACCAGGTGGGGCGGGAGGTGCCGTATGAACCCCACGGTATCGGTGAGCAACAACTCCTGCCTGTTCGGTAGCGCTACCTTTCGTGTAGTGGGGTCCAGCGTGGCGAAGAGCCGGTCCTCAACAACCACCTGTGCGCCTGTCAACGCCCGTAGCAGGCTGGACTTCCCAGCATTAGTATAACCCACCAGG
The Bacillota bacterium DNA segment above includes these coding regions:
- the hflX gene encoding GTPase HflX; its protein translation is MISKGNPERVVVLAVETTADRLEPEDIAEMERLVESAGGVVVHTAIQRRQSRDPGFLVGKGKIHELAGVLEALETEMVVVACDLSAAQARNIEAALGAKVIDRTQLIMDIFAQRAQTREGKLQVELAQLLYLLPRLSGKGVALSRLGGGIGTRGPGETKLEADRRTIRRRIADLNAEIEAVGRHRSLHRRSRRSVPLPVCALVGYTNAGKSSLLRALTGAQVVVEDRLFATLDPTTRKVALPNRQELLLTDTVGFIRHLPPHLVAAFRATLEEVIEADLLVHVVDVSDQGLERQVAAVNEILESLGVHGKPMVTALNKIDLLDGGIMREALIGQFPNAVAVSALTGQGFEGLLEAFQRLLAPSRVTIRLRIPYGNGDVLSTIRRGGVVHEEVYHDDCVEILAEIDRVLADRMEMRLGEGQCERGAVASMDEGLRHKRAVD
- a CDS encoding methionine gamma-lyase family protein, coding for MNEALWRQWMKDYGISGRWIDEAKAALLAVEPCWRLVEDTASVNRARVLRAFQRAQVTERDFFPTTGYGYGDSGRSRLEQVYAEVFGGESALVRWQVCCGTHAISLCLAGLLKAGDTLVAASGKPYDTLHPVIEDLRDRGVHYREVDLFWQNGQNGGEGNVEDIRGATMVLVQRSAGYTFRPGISIERLEKAIKAMRRVAPQAVYFVDNCYGEFTEEREPLHVGADLIAGSLMKNPGGGIAPTGGYVVGRSSLVEKAAVRLTAPGLGSAVGPSLGFLRLMFQGLFLAPGSVREALQGAVFAGRFFQELGFDVCPAWDEPRSDIIQAIKLGSPAALLAFCEAVQQASPVDSMAKPQPGAMPGYQHEVVMAAGTFVQGATLELSADAPLRPPFAVYMQGGLAREQNILACLLAAQRLSLQAS